AGTCCTTCATTGTACCGTAGCGAACAGCATTTGTGCCACTGTCCTGTTAGCCATAGCCCGTCCAGACGTTTCAGGAACTAACCTGCAATTTGTTGCAATCATTCCTCCAACTTTCGCCTGTTCCTTGCGTTAGCTAACTCCTATTGATGCGCGCTGTCACTCACTGGCGGCCCTGGGTCAACCGGGAAGAACAGTCCACTGTCCTCGATGGAGGCgttcatctccatccacgaTACCGATGGCTGAACAGCGATATCCATGCTGGGGTTATAAGTCTGCTACCCAACAAACCGGGCAGGAATATGCTTACTCGTCGGGATGAAACTCTACAATGCGGTCCATGTGTAGAAAGTCCACACTGACTCCACCAAACGGAGCAGAGAAATGCCCTTCCACACTCGACCCCCCGGAATACGGAACTGGAGAATAAGCCTACGCTCTCACCGTAAGCAATAATACGGACTCACTCATGGGAACTCTGTATTCATGACATATCCTCGCGATCGTCGCCACCTCTTCAGTTGATTTCGGAAatgccacagccacaggaaGGCTGTCGATATTGATAGATGACCACTCGGAATATCCATGAGTGACGAGGTCCTCGTCGTCAGTGCTGATGCTTTCTTCTCCAAGTTTACGTTGGATCTCGCTCACTGCCTAGAAATCTTAGTAGATGGTATGAATGTCGCTGGTATGATACTCACCTTTcgcatctcctccctcgtGGCGTAGACCATTTCCTTCTCATTTCGCGTATCCTGGCTTTGTGGGTGATAGAGTATCACACTCCCAGTCACAATTGAGCCCAACCCAGCTGCTAAGAGTAAGTTTATCCAAGGACTCGTGCTTCGTCGCTGAGGCTCTGGGCCATTATTGATTGGTACTGGGCGAGACAACTGTGCGGCTGCAAACCGAGTACTCGCAATCTGCCGAGTCAGAAACCGATGTCTGAATTGCAAACGTAATCCTCGTATTATGCTGGACATCTTCGGCAAAAATAAGTCTTCCGATTTAATGCCAGAGATTGTGCCAGTCAGCCACTATATGAGGGCTCGGCGGAGTACCAGCCCTTCAGTCTAGGAATAGGAATTTGAACGCTTCGTTTAGCAGCCGGGAATTTTCCGGTCCCTCTTGGATCTTTGTATAATCGGAATTAGttccgcctcctccttgtcATTGCAGTTGTTGGCGTGTTAGCCTCTGGTGGTGCCTTTTCTCCTGGTTCGGGAAATACCCGAGTGCAGCTATGGGAGGATGGGCTGCTGttaaaaagaaaaccacaaGAATATCCCAATGAAAGGAAACAAGAAAGTCTCTGGAGTCAATTTGCTACACAATGTAGGATCATCCATATCATTTCCCTCAAGCACCGAAGTCCTAACTGCTTCCAGGTACACCACATCATACGCCTTCTTCGAGGCACTATGGGAACTCGGGGTGAGGAATTGCTTCGTGAACCTAGGCTCCGACCATCCCAGCATCATGGAAGCCATGGCCAAGGGCGTCCTCGAGCGACCAGACACTTTCCCGCGCATCCTGACTTGTCCAAACGAGATGGTCGCCCTGTCCATGGCTGATGGATACGCACGGGTCACGAACAAGCCGCAGTGCGTGATAATCCATGTCGATGTGGGCACGTCTGGACTCGGTGCTGCCATTCATAATGCGGCGACGGGGAGAGCACCTGTTCTGATCTTTGCTGGGCTCTCGCCGTTTACCCTTGATGGGGAGATGCGTGGGTCAAGGACCGAGTATATGTAGATTTCCACCGCTGTTGTATTCCTTTCGGGGTAGCGAATAACCGTGTATATAGTCACTGGCTGCAAGATGTCCCAGACCAGAAACAAATCGTTGCGCAGTACTGCCGATATGCAGGCGAAATCCGCACAGGCAAGAACGTCAAGCAGATGGTTGGCCGCGCGCTGCAGTTCGCTACCACCGATCCCAAGGGACCAGTGTATCTGATGGGCGCGAGGGAAGTCATGGAAGAGAACATTGAGCCTACTACTTTGAACCCCGAGCACTGGGGCCCCTGCGGTGCGTCCGCGTTGCCAGCTCTTGATGTCCAGCTGCTCGCAGAGGAGCTCGTCCACGCAAAGCAACCGCTTGTTATAACAGGGTACAGCGGCCGGAACCACAATTCTGTGGCGGCCCTTGTCGATCTAGCTAATACCGTCAAGGGTCTGCAAGTGCTGGATACTGGGGGCTGCGATATGTGCTTTCCAGCGGACCATCGCAGCTGGCTTGGAATGGCATACGGATCGCACCCTGCAATCCAAACGGCAGATGTTATTATCATCGTCGACTGCGACGTGCCCTGGATTCCTACGCAGTGTCGGCCACACGAATCGGCACGCATCTTCCATATCGATGTTGACCCATTGAAGAGACTCATGCCCCTTGCTTATGTCCCTGCATTGCGACGATATACCGCCGATTCGCACACCTCCCTCAGCCAGATCATATCGTACATTCAACGCTCGACTATACTCCAGGCAGAACTCATCTCCCCAGACTTCACAGCGAGATGGGACACACTGCAAGCCCACTACTTGCAGCACATCGCCAACCTCGACCGCCAATGCACCCCAGGCCCAAACAACACCTTCAACACCTCCTACCTCTGCCAGCAACTCAAGCACCTTCTCCCCTCTGACACAATCTTCGCCGTAGAAGCCGTGACCAACTCCATCCTAGTGTCAGACCAAATTCGCGCAACACACCCAGGGCAATGGATCAActgtggcggcggcggactcGGCTGGAGCGGCGGTGGAGCCCTAGGTATCAAGCTGGCCGCGGATGCAATGAGCGATGCACAGGGGGattcgaagaagaagatggtcgTCCAGATCGTCGGCGACGGGACATTTCTTTTCAGCGTGCCGTCTAGCGTGTACTGGATCTCGCACCGGTACCAGATTCCCATTCTGACCATCGTCCTGAACAATAAAGGTACGTCGGCacatcaacctcaacccgTGGTCTTTGAATATCAAGGTAAAGTGCATTTATTAATTCCTTATAACACAGGCTGGAACGCACCCCGTCGATCCATGCTCCTCGTCCATCCGCACGGAATCGGCTCAACGCTCAACAACCGTGAGCTGAATATCTCCTTTGAGCCCAGTCCAGACTACTCGGGGATTGCGCGGGCAGCCAGTGATGGTAATATCCATGCCGCTCGAGTGCAAGAGGCGGACAAATTGGAGGCCGTTCTTAAGGAGGCTATTGGAATTGTTCAGGGCGGGACTTCGGCTGTTGTCGATGCGTTTGTACAGTGATATTGCAGCGCTGTGTAGTTACTTGCAATATTCTTGATGATGCCATCTCAATGATTGATTCTTCCTTTCAGAATGTACTCTAGATACACCCTAGTAGTTAAATTTACTCTGGTTATCCCCCTCAGTCAACTGCTACCTCTATGCTGTCATCCTCCGTAAGCTAGCAATGTATATCCCGCGGAGTAGTATACATAGACaaccccatcatcatcccagcctattaattaaactgGTAATTAACCTAGTAAGTAAACCTAAAGTGTGGATGCGAATCCCCCAGATTGCCCACCTCCTGCTCATCCAGTCGCAGCAAATAATCGCGCTTCCCCTTTTCACGGCTGCGATTCTCGCGTACAAGCATGAAAAACAGCACCGTCGCAGCAACGACACACACCCAGATCAATGCAAGACACGTCCCATAGCCAGAGCGATAGTACGGCGCCTCAGAGTCGATGAAGATATTGCTCGCGACAAAGCCACCACAGTTCCCGAATCCAATCTGCACCGCCGACGCAATCGCCTGTTTATAGTGTCCGCTCATGTTATTGCTCAGCCAGCCGATGAAGATAGGCTGCGCGATGTAGCC
This genomic interval from Aspergillus puulaauensis MK2 DNA, chromosome 7, nearly complete sequence contains the following:
- a CDS encoding FAD-binding oxidoreductase (COG:C;~EggNog:ENOG410Q11E;~InterPro:IPR016166,IPR016167,IPR006094,IPR036318;~TransMembrane:1 (i51-71o);~go_function: GO:0016491 - oxidoreductase activity [Evidence IEA];~go_function: GO:0050660 - flavin adenine dinucleotide binding [Evidence IEA];~go_function: GO:0071949 - FAD binding [Evidence IEA];~go_process: GO:0055114 - oxidation-reduction process [Evidence IEA]), encoding MSSIIRGLRLQFRHRFLTRQIASTRFAAAQLSRPVPINNGPEPQRRSTSPWINLLLAAGLGSIVTGSVILYHPQSQDTRNEKEMVYATREEMRKAVSEIQRKLGEESISTDDEDLVTHGYSEWSSINIDSLPVAVAFPKSTEEVATIARICHEYRVPMIPYSGGSSVEGHFSAPFGGVSVDFLHMDRIVEFHPDE
- a CDS encoding uncharacterized protein (COG:E;~EggNog:ENOG410PJA4;~InterPro:IPR012001,IPR012000,IPR011766,IPR029061, IPR029035;~PFAM:PF02775,PF02776,PF00205;~go_function: GO:0000287 - magnesium ion binding [Evidence IEA];~go_function: GO:0003824 - catalytic activity [Evidence IEA];~go_function: GO:0030976 - thiamine pyrophosphate binding [Evidence IEA]); its protein translation is MKGNKKVSGVNLLHNVGSSISFPSSTEVLTASRYTTSYAFFEALWELGVRNCFVNLGSDHPSIMEAMAKGVLERPDTFPRILTCPNEMVALSMADGYARVTNKPQCVIIHVDVGTSGLGAAIHNAATGRAPVLIFAGLSPFTLDGEMRGSRTEYIHWLQDVPDQKQIVAQYCRYAGEIRTGKNVKQMVGRALQFATTDPKGPVYLMGAREVMEENIEPTTLNPEHWGPCGASALPALDVQLLAEELVHAKQPLVITGYSGRNHNSVAALVDLANTVKGLQVLDTGGCDMCFPADHRSWLGMAYGSHPAIQTADVIIIVDCDVPWIPTQCRPHESARIFHIDVDPLKRLMPLAYVPALRRYTADSHTSLSQIISYIQRSTILQAELISPDFTARWDTLQAHYLQHIANLDRQCTPGPNNTFNTSYLCQQLKHLLPSDTIFAVEAVTNSILVSDQIRATHPGQWINCGGGGLGWSGGGALGIKLAADAMSDAQGDSKKKMVVQIVGDGTFLFSVPSSVYWISHRYQIPILTIVLNNKGWNAPRRSMLLVHPHGIGSTLNNRELNISFEPSPDYSGIARAASDGNIHAARVQEADKLEAVLKEAIGIVQGGTSAVVDAFVQ